In the Ictalurus furcatus strain D&B chromosome 13, Billie_1.0, whole genome shotgun sequence genome, CATGTTTGGCTCAGTGGTGGTGGTTCTTGTGAACGCGGTTGTGTTATTAGTGGAGCTGATCCTAAAAGCGCGTGAGTGAACTCTATAGTCcatgattttaataataatactacaaaAACTCATCACGGTAAAAACATTAGTGTGAAATTACTGACATTAAAGTAATCAGAAAAATGTTATTGAAACCAGTCCAGTTTAATGTATATACGTACAGAACtacaatttcttttcttttccaattATGATTATAAATAGAAACTGGCCAGCGTACAGTGGATCTGCGCGTCGTTCTCCTACCGACTGAATGCGTCTTTGCTGTGTGCTGCCTTGCTTTACAAATATCTGCTTTCTGTAAGTATAATCTACAAACACGACACAGTGTGTGATCTGATGTAGCTGCTCTGTGTACTTTTTCTCATTCTATTGTCGTATCAGTAACAGAAATAAAGTCTCTGACTCTGAATATATCCCTTAGATCAGACTCTACACTCGGATTATTTACAGCCGGATCGGTTTAGTACTTGTGCATGCTCTAAACACGACCAGTTTCTGTTCTAAAACACTGTCACGTTTTCTTTCCCCATCACACACAGGGAagaagaacagagaagagtacgTGAGTATTGTTGAGGAACATGAATGTATAGATAGATGTTTAGATAGACGATAAGATCGTTTTTGTTCTGGTTTTTACAGATTTAGAAAAGACATCGACTGGCTGGGACGATTGTGTGGGTGTAAACAGAAACACAGGGTGAGTACGTCACGGTGTAATATTAAACACAGAATAAAAAACTGATTAACATCATTAacttgtgtgtttttacattaaACTTCATACAAACGCAGGACTCACCTCCACAATGTGATGAACGTGAACTTGAGAATCTGGCTCCTGAAGCTCAGCCCTCAGGGTCTTAGCAGgtaagaagaaaacaacaacagcacaaGATTGTTCCAGGTGTTATTActgaaatatgaaatgaaaagattAATGAATCATCAATGATTGTGTGCGCATCTAGAAAAGCAGAACGTACGGcggtttggtgttctggagcactcggGTGTATCTCTACATCACGCtgagaagaaaggacatcatcCATGACCTGAACAGACTGGACGCACTCGTCTGATCACCTCAGGGATTGTTTTAAAGATGCTTGTAATgtgttgtatataaatatatatatatttttttacgaTCTTTTGTGTGACACTTAAATGTGAGTTTCTTGTCTTCATGTTTGCGCCTCCTGTAGAATAGTTTTTATTATCTAATTTCTAGATATAATGActggatttattcatttattacctgttttgagacattttattttattgttttttattgtttattttatttggatgctcagagtttatatttatattcagtacACATAAATCAGATGACATATTATATAAGAGTGATGCTGGAAAGGTATTATAAGTAATGCATTTCTATAATTGTATAtaacatttctttattatttttgtttagttcTTTTGCATTTCAAGAGTTTAGTCTGATTGCAGCGAGAGGAAACATGGCGTGCTGTATGTTAAAACAATGagaattctttttctttctttctttaaaaataaaatctgtaaagTTGTGTAATGTATTCAGACAGGTGAATGTGGTGCTTCCGGGTTTATTATAATATCAGTGTCATTATAATATACTGTGTTTGATGTTGGGAAACTTGTATTAAACACTAATCATGAAATTGTGTAGTTTGAGGTCACAGCTTAGTGACGTAAAGCAGAGGGTTTATTTCACAGGCTTCTCTCcgataaataaaaagtacagcaataataataataaatataaatataaaacaatgtccctcaataataaataaataaacaaagaaacaaataaataaataagggaaGCTACCACTGATTCTGAGATCCTTCACTATGGCGTGAGCTGGTTCTAAGAATGCTGGAATTCTAGAGGTTCCGGTCTTTATAAAACAGCCGTGTGAAcgctcatcatcatcacggcCTCTTTTACAAAGAAAGTTACAGGTCGGATATGAGTTCTGAGAGAGATGAGTGAAGACAGGACAACACCAGATACCCGGATTCCATCTTGTTCATTGTCGGTGGATTCAGCGGCGCGTCTCCTACAAACGTTGTAGAAACCTACAACTCGAGGATGGACAGCTGGATGTGCATCTCCAGCAGAGAAGAAACAGCTCGAGCCTATCACGGTACAGTGTTCCTGGACGGTTTTGTGTGTCGTCGGTGGATTCGACTGCATGGAGTTCTTCAACACAGTGCACAAGATCAATCCCCCGACGGAACCTGGAACGAGGTGGCGCCCATGAACCCTCGCCGCTGCTTTGTGAGCGTAGCCGAACTGGATGGATACATCTACGTGATTGGAGGCTTCGATTTAACACGGCTGAACGTTATCAGCCAAACACCAACCAGTGGAGCCTCATCCCATCCATGCACGAGGAACGAAGTGACACCAGTGCGACAACCTTAATGAGCAAGGTAAGAGTGAAATGCACACACTTTCACTGATCTTTACCACCGAGTTATACTCTTCCAGACTTCTTCTCCGCCAACCAATCAGTGTTCACCTGAAGGCCGGTTAACGCACAGCGCTGTAGATAATCATGACCTGCAGTTAGCTTCAACTTTATTATAAACTCCTTTGtccagactgttacaaagcagcgacactggagactccttccatgttaATGGACTTTCCTTTTAATGTTTATGTAGTGTGTAtaaacgagctgttactatagaaacgataacactactgtcagagctgctgttacagagaactaatcaacaccttctgacccaatcacgatccagaactcagcagcgttgtgcttgaattatttttgtattatttattattattttgtatattattatatatttgtattattcatgtaattattcTGTGCAGTAATTCAGGACCCCAGGCTAAATGTGCTACAGTGGTGATTAAAAGCATAACGCATGTCATAAACGTGATTTCCTGCAGGTTCAACGTCCAGGACATGAATATGGTCCGCGGTGCGGTGAGCTGCTGTGTGATATCCGGGCTTCCCAACGTCACCGACTACACCGTCATGTACAATGACCTTCTCTAGACACGGAGCTTTTAAAACGCTATTAAACCACATCCCATTGGCAGAACCTCTGTCTCCAGCTGTTTTATTTCGAACGAAGtcaacatgatttatttatttttttaaacatgtctgGCACATTTAGGCTGGCttcagacatcacacacacacacacacacacacacacacacaaacacacactgacttttCTCACAGGCAGGAAGTTCTTTGGACTTGTTCACTCGTAGCAGGAGACGGACATCAATCCCAACgtctcaataaaataaaaaataaaaacgcttAAAGATGGTTTGTGCACTAAAATAATCTAACGCTGAATATTTTCGGTTATTTCAGCGGGAGTGGAAAAGGTTTCAGTGATACTAGACGTACCTATATTTCTACCGTAGCTAACGATAATCAGCACGTCTGTGTGAAAAAAGCATaacttgaataataataataataataataataataataataataatagtaataataataataataataataataatgtgatgcCGTGTTTtgctcctcctccaaatttttCTCAAATCTCACATAACACAGAACTCTGATACTCAAACTGTTCTCCCATAACGGACTGGCGAATCTACAAatagctgtgagagagagagagagagagtctctgGGTTATAAATACAGCCAGAAattctattcacacacacacacaaactaaaccAATTCCTCTCGGAGACGAAAACCACTCaggattttgtctttttttctaaaaatgaaaaatatcagaGCATCTAAAGTGGActtgcactgttttttttaaaatgtattatttgtattttgtaaacaagaaaataatgtGGCCTTCGTTCTCCATTCCGGACACATGGAAAGATGTGACAgacgttattttattattattttattttccattttgtacTAAACCTGTTTGGTGTGAACTGGGAAATGTTCCTTTGTATAAACTgtgcaggtttttgtttttgctgcaaaacaagctcaatcaatcaatcaatcaatcaatcaatcaataaatgttCTAGTTTTGGTCTCTTACTTAACTAAGTTTCTGTAGTTGCAGTTCACCTGGCAGACAGCAGTGGGCGCTGTCTGCTGTTTACCTGAATTGATGGAAAACAAGAACACGGCCACATCTTTTACATTCACGAGCTTCTGATTCTTCagacaaaataacaaagaaGACAATATGCAAGttcttaaaatgagatttttaaaaataaaagtacagcTGAAAAAGTTActgaattctttttttgtgcGCAATATATTCATTTGGTCCATGTTTTAGTgtatccaaggtcaaaaacactttttaattcTCTTATAATTTACATTACACAAATGGGagacaacaaaaggctggaaaagtaaagtgCTACTggaaagaaacagctggaggtaaACTGGCGACAGGTCAGAAACGTGACTGAGTATAAAAAGAGCCTTGCATTGTCCCAGTCCTGagtttttgagacgtgttgcggccatcaaactCAAAGTGACCTTATTTTCCCCTTAAAACGGTCcatttcctcaatttaaacattttaatatgttttctatgttccgttgtgaataacatacgagTTTATCTCCTGTACGAGATTACAGCGTAGAGTGGAGATGGACGTTTTAATGTACGAGAGAAAATATCTCAAATGTTTAGATATGAGAAACTCACccaatttataaaaatgtataaaaaataatataaaatctgagggaaaaaataataaaagagacGCCATTACAGATGATCCGAACCCCAGCTTAATCCTGATTGGCCGCTGGCTGGGACGTTGGTTTCCCATTGGCTGGGTGACCTTTCAGACGGGCGTGTGGTCTCGTTTCTCCGCTGTGATGTAATTAAGTATCGCGTTTGGGACGTCCAGCGTCTCGTCCTTCTCCAGCACGATGTCGTAAGACCTGACGTACGCCTCCCTCCTCTCCTCGACCTTCACACGTTAAAATATAAACGATTCGTGTTACAGTTATAAACACGTGATTCAGTCATGTCGAGTTTCAGCGTTTGTGGGCGTGTCACCTTGTCGTTGAGGTAGCCGATGCGCAGGATGTTGCGGAGGCCCTGCATGCCGTCGGCCATGTCCAGGTCTCCGAGCGAATCTCCCAGCAGCAGCACGTTGCTGCGGTCGTGTACGAACTGCTGTGTGTTCTGTAGAGCGCCCTCTCTTTTATTAAACGCGTGGATCACATCGCCCTTAAATGCACGCACAACACcctgacacatacacacacacacacacacacactactcaacTCAACTGTGTGGGAGAAAGTGATactcaataacacacacaagtCAGTCGCGGTCATAAATCAGAGCTGGAGAGTGATTACGTGTTGGTCGAAGTTCATGTAGTTGGAGAAGACGCGCACATTCGGGTGGAAGACCCCGTGTTCGGTGATCACTTCTTCTAAAATATCTCCGACTCCGGCTGAGAAGATCAGCAGAGGAACGGAGTTCCACCGCAGCACGTCAAAGAAAGACTTGTACccctctctaacacacacacacacacacacacacacacagcattcagcatgataacacacacactgaactgaagtATGTGAAACAcgatgcattgtgggtaatgacCTCAACATGGCGCCGGAGTCTCTTACAGCCTGAACCAGCTGGTCTTTCCTGATTCGCTCTTTGATGAGCAAATCATGAGCTCGCGtccacctaacacacacacacacacacacacacacacacacaccacgcacACTTTTCAGTGTTTTCGCAGATTTCTCCATCACAATTCtaacaatgaatgaataaaagataaaacaataatatttcTGAATGAAGATGGTGTTAATGATGGTGTGATCTCTGACCATTCCTCCATGTGAGGGATTTTCTCCTCCACCGAAATCGAGTTGTTGATCTCAACAGGGTAATAAAGATCAAACAAATCCGACATCTgcgtaaaaataaaataataaaataccacTTCAATCTGctgttttttaatttctttcagtCCTCATGAACACAGACGGTTGTTATGGTTACCTTGGCTTTACAGTCCTCGCTAATGACAGCGCTGCTGTGTAGAATACCTGAGGAGGAAAAACACAACGTATTAAAATCACGTCACGTCATTTCAACCAATCAGCAAGCATTCCTGTGAAGAGGCGGTCCTTCCTGTGCGTCGTCATTTTGGAAAGAATAAACGCCCCAGGGTTAAAGCGCTAGGATtaatgcagagtgtgtgtgtgtgtgtgtgtgtgtacgtgtgtaatCACTGTATGAGGTAGGGCAGCGTGTCCCGTTGTGAGCAAATCTGGTGAGCGTCATGTCGAAGTCAGaaatcacctacacacacacacacacacacacacattcacatcataCGTTctcggaggaaaccggagagccctgaggaaacccacacagacacgtgtgtgtacctgcagtgCATTAGGTCCTTCTCTCCGCATGTGTTCGATGATGGTCTCCACTCGTCCTCCGTCTCTCATACGCACCGAAGCGTGCTTCAGCTCCGGAATCTGCAAAAGAACAACCTTTAACTCTATTAAACCCATTTTATTATAACCACACGGGCGGATctttactgtaataaagatcagTTTTACATCCGCTTTCACACACCGCTCCCGACACCGagctttattacatttaataacGACTACAAACTACAATAAACTACAATAAACTACAATAAATTACACCTcaggacaaataaaataaatagtttcATTTATATCATAAATTTCctcaaaaccagaaaacactAAATGGACAtcaaaataagtgaataaataatatttaaaaaataaacctaaaataaaataattaaattataaataaataaataaataataataataataatttacacgcTCTAATACACATAactaatgtatttttttcttgttccgCCCGTATACCGACAAGCCCCGCCCCTAACCTACTAGCCTGTAACTGTCATCCGGAATACGGGTGGGGAAGCGCACATTTTCCCAAACAGCTAGCGACGACTCTTACCATTTTCAACAAGATGTTCATAGCTATGCGCGTTCGTAAAGATAaaaattactgtttatttatttatttattttattcacctCACAGGAACATTAATAATGAGGCGGAATTTAATAATAAGCTGGATGTGTAAATAAAGTGACCAAAACCGGATTCAAAAGGACCCTTTAGGTGGCCGTGAATTTCGCCTaatcaaaagaagaaaaaagttgtCTTCTTTTGCGCCTGTCTAAAAATTGTTGCGAATTAAAATTCAGGCGTACAGTACAGTTATGTAAGCAGATGCTcaataagagcttttatttcatttctcgtTATTTATAAAGCGTAAATgctcgcgcatgcgcagtattAATGGAACGGTCCGTTCTAAAACATGATGGGGGGCGCATTCGTGTAGACTTAAAACTTTAACGGTGATATCCTGACCAAACAAAATATGACAGAAAATGAATATgttatatatgatttatataGGCTTCTTGGTATTTGATGGGGCCCCAATTCCCTGAGAGGCCGCTTACCTCGCTTATTGGTTAAGTCTTCCCCTACTGCCACCTGACACAGTACATATTATACAAAAGTGTGTATATTGTATGATATACTTGTTGtatgaaaggtgctatataaataaagattattattattgttgttgttgttgtattatttAGGTATCTTATAATGAATACAGGTCTTTATTTCGATTAGGATTCCAAAGCAAGAACTGTTTTCTGAATCCTTACATAACattaaagacaacaaaaaagCTACAAAGACATGATCATTCATAAAATAACAGAGAAACATGTTTATGTAcgaaaaaatattttctgaggCATTATCTACTTAAGCGAGTTAAATTTGTGCATTAGAATTCAATCAGTTCTGTCTTATTTCCCTCCCGTTCCCCCACACTTGTCTAAAAATGGTCATGAATGTACGGATGACGACTTACTTATTGTGTCAatgaaacaaatacaataaacacaatacacaatttggtacattcgtAAAAAGAAGGAACGCACTGgcaagctcagcaacaccagAAGGACTGGAAGACCagggaagacaactaaagtggatgatcgcagaaatctttccttggtgaagaaaaaccccttcacaacatctagccaagtcaagaacactctggaggaggtaggcgtattgttgtcaaagtctacaatcaagagacgcctTCATGAGCGTAAATACAGACGCATCCCACTGgaaacactcaagaacagaaaggccagatttaGATAGactttgcttttaaaataaagaaacccTCTAGAAaagcctgaccagttctgatgcaaggGTTaggattaacttgtaccagaatgatggaagagaagagtatgaagaaggaaaggaagtgcTCATCTGTCACacatggtggaggtggtgttatggaatgggcatgtatggctgccaatggaactggttcgctcatgtttccttttatttaaaattaaagtcCTCCTGGCTGAGACTGAATAGACTGAATTCACCCAACAATGAAAGTAAAATGCGAAAAGTAAAATTTTTCCCatcatttaattcaaaaagtgaaactttcatatattgtagattctttacatataaagtgaaatatgtcaacccttttttgttttaatctaaaTGATTACAGCATACAGGCTTACATATGGCACTTATATGTGGCTCTTAAACCACTTTCACACCCAAAATGGAGCCTTTTCCCTAAAACATACCACAATTAAACAGTTTGTGTTCCACCCGCATTCCGACAATACAATTCCCTTACTGGCTAAATAAATTAGCGCGGATTAACCAAACTGCTAGCGATAACTCATCATTTTTGAAGTTCAGAACTATACTCGTTTGCAGAGATGaaaaatcaatgttttttttgttttgtttttttgtcacagaaaaacacagaaagtTTAAATAAAGCGAGTAAATCCGCGTTTGAAGGAGCCTTTAGTTATCTATGAAATTCGCCTGATCAAAATGCACATCTTTTTTTATGCctgtccattaaaaaaaaaagaagaagaagaagatttaattaattcataattcactgaatcgaattgaaatagaacttaattaaaatatcaatttaaATGTTGTATTGTAGACGTCAGGTGCACAATACAGTTCTACAAACCATATGAAGAATGTACCATTTCACACAGCTAAATAGGGATTTTAAGATGCTTTAAAATTTAGTCAgttttccaaaacaaaaaagagattataaaacattataaaacatATAGAAACGTTTATAAAATATGCTTGGTAGATATTAACAGAGGCGGTTCCCCAGAGCAGGCTATACCACGTGATCTGAAACGTTAAAGTGAAAGTTAAAGTGAAAGTTAAAGTGAAAGTTAAAGTTGTTGTCTTTGTACGGAAACATGGAGACTGATCTGATGCGTTGTTTTTATCTGTTGCTGTTGATGGTCATCTGTGACGGTAATATACAGCATTATTCTGCTTGTTAGTGCACTGTGACTTCACTTTGAGTTATATGGAGCTAAAAGGACAGTATAGGATGTTATTTATGTGAGGAGGATGGGTTTCTCTACCTGTGCTTCAACTctggaaaaagaaatgcagaatTGAGGGACTATAAAACtgtaaactatatataaaaataaataaataaaataaatagttcGTCTAATTGCTGAATCACTAAAGTCCAACACAAGTGTGTATTGTGACactggttaaaaaacaaaaatagaggGTGTGGTTCATGCATagactgggttttttttgttgttgttgttggaggAACTGTATCTGTGCTTCCGTTTAGAGATGGTACAAGGCTCAAAGAGTTTCTAGAAGTTACGAGGTGCATCTTAGATGTATCTAATTtacattgaattgaattgtcatgctcatttgcatattaaaatgTGTTACATGAAGGAGGAATTTCATTTaagaatacagaaaaaaatgaagccaTGGCAATGAAGAGTCTGGAAATAGACATGAGGAATAATGTTTATGCATGAAAttacttttctcatttttattactgtaaatatcacCAAGTATCAGTTTACGGAAAAAGATGATCAGTAATTGGTCTTTGTAAAcaaaggtgatcagtgattggttttaagaaacaacggtgatcagtgattggttttaagaaacaacggtgatcagtgattggttttaagaaacaacagtgatcagtgattggttttcTGGAgattggagctctggagatcaGACAACCTCGTgggtagggctgcacgattatggccaaaatgataatctcgattatttttatcaatattgagatctcgattatttatcaggattattaattgattttagggcgcacggtggcttattggttagcacgttcgcctcacattGCCAGGggcggggttcgattcccgtggctctgtgtgtgtgcatgttctccccgtgctgcgggggtttcctccaggtactccggtttcctcccccagtccaaagacatgcatggtaggctgattggcgtgtctaaagtgtctgtagtgtatgaatgggtgtgtgaatgtatgtgtgattgtgtgccctgcgatggactggcaccctatccagggtgtaccccgccttgtgcccgatgctccctgggattggctccaggttccctgcgaccctgaaaaggaataagcggttgaagatggatggatggattaattgattttagtgacagcatatttttattgcactttcacatttattaagttttctcatgccacaatataatacacaagtaggcatgagaaaacttaagctggtcaattatgacagaatttaggaacatagtgtgagccatgacacattaatttaccttctgataaactaaatctaatattttcagttaattttacagactgtgtgtaaaaaaacaaccgttaacctgttcaccttgtaaacaaatacaataaacctcaatgttcagtgtttgaagtctgctcctcttaaatatatttaaagctacactattagacatgttccactgtcatggttctgggctggagtcagttctcgaaccgctctgtgtgtattgtgtagatatctgaataatctcatataggatgggattgggtgagttcatttacccgtcagatgcaaagcgctttaatTTAATGGTGCTCATTACTgacgctccgatcaggatttttacagccgataccgatccagataccaatctttttttgtttaagctttaatcaggaggtttgtcataaacagttaaatgtaagctctctgctcatggtcactgttaattgagttaaaataatagcagtgagatactgttggttaattgataaataaacagca is a window encoding:
- the LOC128617186 gene encoding 7-methylguanosine phosphate-specific 5'-nucleotidase isoform X1; translated protein: MNILLKMVVLLQIPELKHASVRMRDGGRVETIIEHMRREGPNALQVISDFDMTLTRFAHNGTRCPTSYSDYTRILHSSAVISEDCKAKMSDLFDLYYPVEINNSISVEEKIPHMEEWWTRAHDLLIKERIRKDQLVQAVRDSGAMLREGYKSFFDVLRWNSVPLLIFSAGVGDILEEVITEHGVFHPNVRVFSNYMNFDQHGVVRAFKGDVIHAFNKREGALQNTQQFVHDRSNVLLLGDSLGDLDMADGMQGLRNILRIGYLNDKVEERREAYVRSYDIVLEKDETLDVPNAILNYITAEKRDHTPV
- the LOC128617186 gene encoding 7-methylguanosine phosphate-specific 5'-nucleotidase isoform X4 produces the protein MNILLKMIPELKHASVRMRDGGRVETIIEHMRREGPNALQVISDFDMTLTRFAHNGTRCPTSYSILHSSAVISEDCKAKMSDLFDLYYPVEINNSISVEEKIPHMEEWWTRAHDLLIKERIRKDQLVQAVRDSGAMLREGYKSFFDVLRWNSVPLLIFSAGVGDILEEVITEHGVFHPNVRVFSNYMNFDQHGVVRAFKGDVIHAFNKREGALQNTQQFVHDRSNVLLLGDSLGDLDMADGMQGLRNILRIGYLNDKVEERREAYVRSYDIVLEKDETLDVPNAILNYITAEKRDHTPV
- the LOC128617186 gene encoding 7-methylguanosine phosphate-specific 5'-nucleotidase isoform X2 gives rise to the protein MGLIELKVVLLQIPELKHASVRMRDGGRVETIIEHMRREGPNALQVISDFDMTLTRFAHNGTRCPTSYSILHSSAVISEDCKAKMSDLFDLYYPVEINNSISVEEKIPHMEEWWTRAHDLLIKERIRKDQLVQAVRDSGAMLREGYKSFFDVLRWNSVPLLIFSAGVGDILEEVITEHGVFHPNVRVFSNYMNFDQHGVVRAFKGDVIHAFNKREGALQNTQQFVHDRSNVLLLGDSLGDLDMADGMQGLRNILRIGYLNDKVEERREAYVRSYDIVLEKDETLDVPNAILNYITAEKRDHTPV
- the LOC128617186 gene encoding 7-methylguanosine phosphate-specific 5'-nucleotidase isoform X3, whose protein sequence is MNILLKMIPELKHASVRMRDGGRVETIIEHMRREGPNALQVISDFDMTLTRFAHNGTRCPTSYSDYTRILHSSAVISEDCKAKMSDLFDLYYPVEINNSISVEEKIPHMEEWWTRAHDLLIKERIRKDQLVQAVRDSGAMLREGYKSFFDVLRWNSVPLLIFSAGVGDILEEVITEHGVFHPNVRVFSNYMNFDQHGVVRAFKGDVIHAFNKREGALQNTQQFVHDRSNVLLLGDSLGDLDMADGMQGLRNILRIGYLNDKVEERREAYVRSYDIVLEKDETLDVPNAILNYITAEKRDHTPV